Proteins co-encoded in one Polynucleobacter sp. MWH-UH19D genomic window:
- the purB gene encoding adenylosuccinate lyase codes for MPVSQPLSTLNALSPLDGRYAGKLDALRPWLSEAAFMRQRVFVEIHWLLALAAAGLPDVPKINATDEAFLLSLPENFSDADAQRIKDIEAVTNHDVKAVEYFLKEKVANRPDLLKASEFIHFACTSEDINNTSHGLMLRGARDEVLLPQLRKVLAVLTDLAVEHAKVPLLSRTHGQPASPSTLGKEIANIAKRLERAIESIAAVPLLGKMNGAVGNYNAHLSAYPDFDWESFSKNVVEKRLGLTFNPYTIQIEPHDGMAQLFDAIARANTILLDMDRDFWAYISVGYFKQRTKAGEIGSSTMPHKVNPIDFENSEGNLGVANALLRHLAEKLPVSRWQRDLTDSTVLRNLGPAFGHSVLAYDSALRGLGKLEVNHAAIAADLDECWEVLAEPVQTVMRRYGIENPYEQLKELTRGKGINQADLQNFVRGLKIPEDAKARLLEMTPSTYLGKAVELTERLKK; via the coding sequence ATGCCCGTGAGTCAGCCGCTTTCAACCCTAAATGCCCTTTCCCCCTTAGATGGACGCTATGCCGGAAAACTCGATGCTTTGCGTCCTTGGTTATCCGAAGCCGCCTTTATGCGTCAGCGTGTTTTTGTGGAAATTCATTGGCTGCTTGCTTTAGCTGCTGCTGGTTTGCCAGATGTGCCAAAGATCAATGCTACTGACGAAGCATTTTTATTGTCTCTGCCTGAAAATTTTTCTGATGCTGATGCGCAACGCATCAAAGATATTGAAGCGGTTACCAATCATGACGTGAAGGCAGTGGAATATTTCTTAAAAGAAAAAGTCGCCAATCGACCTGATTTGTTAAAAGCTAGCGAGTTTATTCATTTCGCATGTACATCTGAAGACATTAATAACACCTCTCATGGATTGATGTTGCGTGGCGCGCGCGATGAAGTGCTATTGCCACAGCTTCGCAAAGTCCTTGCTGTTTTGACTGATTTAGCGGTTGAACATGCAAAAGTGCCTTTGCTCTCGCGCACCCATGGTCAACCTGCTTCACCGAGCACTCTCGGTAAAGAAATTGCCAATATTGCAAAGCGTTTGGAGCGTGCAATTGAATCAATCGCCGCTGTGCCTTTGCTTGGAAAAATGAATGGTGCAGTGGGTAATTACAATGCGCATCTGTCTGCCTACCCTGATTTTGATTGGGAGAGTTTTTCAAAGAATGTTGTAGAAAAGCGTTTGGGCCTGACTTTTAATCCGTACACCATTCAAATTGAACCTCATGATGGCATGGCGCAATTGTTTGATGCTATCGCTAGAGCAAATACGATTTTGTTAGATATGGATCGTGATTTCTGGGCTTACATCTCTGTGGGTTACTTTAAGCAGCGCACCAAAGCGGGCGAGATTGGTTCATCCACCATGCCACACAAAGTGAACCCAATTGACTTTGAAAACTCAGAAGGAAATCTCGGTGTTGCAAATGCTTTATTGCGCCATCTGGCTGAAAAGTTACCTGTTTCTCGTTGGCAGCGTGACTTAACTGACTCTACCGTTTTGCGTAATTTAGGACCTGCTTTTGGTCACAGCGTGCTGGCGTATGACAGCGCTCTGCGCGGTTTAGGAAAACTAGAAGTCAACCATGCTGCCATTGCCGCTGATCTCGATGAGTGCTGGGAGGTATTGGCAGAGCCAGTACAAACCGTCATGCGGCGTTACGGCATTGAAAATCCTTATGAGCAATTAAAAGAATTGACTCGAGGTAAAGGCATCAACCAAGCTGATCTACAAAACTTTGTCCGTGGTTTGAAGATTCCTGAAGATGCAAAAGCACGCTTGCTAGAAATGACGCCATCTACGTATTTAGGTAAGGCGGTCGAATTGACCGAACGTCTCAAAAAGTGA
- a CDS encoding glutathione S-transferase C-terminal domain-containing protein, with the protein MKLIYSPTSPYVRKVRIVFLEKKVDIDLESNSVWAADTNIGTYNPLGKVPCLVLDDGEAIQDSRVIAEYADALSPVSKLIPADHRERATVKTWEALADGLVDASILARLEKTWRPANEQSQAWVDRQVGKINAALRRMSEQLGENAWCFGNQITLADIAVGCALGYLAFRFPEIQWQSQYPNLERLHQKLMQRPSFKETEPPTS; encoded by the coding sequence ATGAAACTCATTTATTCCCCCACCAGCCCCTATGTTCGTAAAGTCAGGATCGTTTTCCTAGAGAAAAAGGTCGATATTGACCTTGAAAGTAATAGTGTTTGGGCCGCAGACACCAATATCGGCACCTATAACCCTTTGGGCAAGGTTCCATGCCTTGTACTCGATGACGGGGAAGCCATCCAAGACTCTCGAGTAATCGCTGAATATGCAGACGCCTTAAGCCCAGTAAGCAAACTGATTCCGGCCGATCATCGAGAGCGTGCCACTGTGAAAACTTGGGAAGCATTAGCCGATGGACTGGTGGACGCTAGCATCTTGGCGCGCCTTGAAAAAACTTGGCGTCCAGCAAATGAGCAAAGCCAAGCTTGGGTTGATCGTCAAGTTGGAAAAATAAATGCTGCATTACGCCGAATGTCAGAACAGCTTGGTGAAAACGCTTGGTGTTTTGGAAATCAAATTACGCTGGCTGATATTGCTGTAGGTTGCGCCCTTGGTTATTTAGCATTCCGATTTCCAGAGATTCAATGGCAAAGTCAGTACCCAAACTTAGAGCGCCTGCATCAGAAATTAATGCAACGACCTTCGTTTAAAGAAACTGAGCCACCAACATCTTAA
- the mnmA gene encoding tRNA 2-thiouridine(34) synthase MnmA: MIQLNSSAIPPTNPKKVVIGMSGGVDSSVAAWMLKEQGYEVVGLFMKNWEDDDSDEYCSARQDWLDVVSVADLIGIDVEAVNFAAEYRERVFADFLREYSAGRTPNPDVLCNAEIKFKAFLDHAMSLGADAIATGHYARVRHEGGRVQLLKALDATKDQSYFLHRLTQQQLANVLFPLGEIPKTEVRDIAEKIGLHNAKKKDSTGICFIGERPFREFLNRYLPRIPGPIKTHEGKVVGEHMGLAFFTLGQRKGIGLGGSQDGNGDAWYVARKDVANNTLYVVQGHEHPWLLANQLEAMDASWVSGTVPESGSYSAKTRYRQSDSACVLNAGNSTLDFSLDFPEPQWAVTPGQSAVLYDGDICLGGGIISA; encoded by the coding sequence ATGATCCAGCTCAATTCCTCGGCAATACCGCCTACAAACCCCAAGAAAGTCGTTATTGGCATGTCTGGAGGGGTAGATTCGTCTGTTGCAGCCTGGATGCTCAAAGAGCAGGGTTACGAGGTCGTAGGCCTTTTTATGAAAAATTGGGAGGATGACGATAGCGATGAATACTGCTCTGCTCGTCAGGATTGGTTGGATGTCGTTTCGGTAGCCGATTTGATTGGAATCGATGTAGAGGCTGTCAATTTTGCTGCTGAATATCGTGAACGAGTATTTGCAGACTTTTTACGTGAATACTCCGCAGGCCGTACTCCCAACCCAGATGTCTTATGCAATGCCGAAATTAAGTTCAAGGCATTTTTGGATCACGCAATGAGTTTAGGTGCTGACGCAATTGCTACGGGTCACTACGCTAGAGTGCGCCATGAAGGTGGCAGGGTTCAGTTATTGAAGGCATTAGACGCCACTAAAGATCAAAGTTATTTTTTGCATCGTCTAACGCAGCAACAATTAGCAAATGTATTGTTTCCCTTGGGTGAGATTCCTAAAACAGAAGTGCGAGACATTGCAGAAAAAATTGGCTTACATAATGCCAAGAAAAAAGATTCCACTGGCATTTGTTTTATCGGTGAGAGACCATTCAGAGAATTTTTGAATCGTTATTTACCGCGCATACCTGGGCCAATTAAAACTCACGAAGGAAAAGTGGTGGGCGAGCACATGGGCTTAGCATTTTTCACGCTGGGACAACGCAAGGGCATTGGTTTAGGCGGCAGTCAGGATGGTAATGGAGATGCGTGGTACGTAGCCCGCAAGGATGTGGCAAATAACACCTTATATGTGGTGCAGGGTCATGAACACCCATGGTTATTGGCTAATCAGCTGGAGGCGATGGACGCAAGCTGGGTTTCTGGCACCGTCCCTGAATCCGGCTCTTACTCAGCCAAAACTCGATATCGACAATCTGACTCTGCGTGTGTTCTGAATGCAGGCAATTCAACACTAGACTTTAGTTTAGATTTTCCTGAGCCTCAGTGGGCTGTAACACCAGGGCAATCAGCCGTTTTATATGACGGTGATATTTGTTTAGGTGGCGGAATTATTTCCGCCTAA
- a CDS encoding Re/Si-specific NAD(P)(+) transhydrogenase subunit alpha: MRIGVPLETRTGETRVAATPETVKKLIGQGHTVVIQKDAGVQASQPDSAYEAVGASIGSAADAFGAEIVLKVRAPEAAELKQIKSGSVLIGMLDPFDNDNIAAMAAQGITSFSLEAAPRTTRAQSMDVLSSQANIAGYKAVMVAANEYQRFMPMLMTAAGTVKAARVLILGAGVAGLQAIATAKRLGAVIEASDVRPAAKEQIESLGAKFVDVPYETDEEREIAQGVGGYARPMPEAWMKRQAALVAERAQQADIVITTALIPGRKPPVLLHSDTVANMKPGSVVIDLAAGKGDNGSGNCPLTQADKVINVNGVKIVGYTNLASMVAADASALYARNLLDFMKLIVDKEAKLVIPSDDDIVTACLMCRDGQAIRKNS; encoded by the coding sequence ATGCGCATAGGAGTGCCGCTGGAAACAAGAACTGGTGAAACGCGAGTTGCCGCTACACCAGAAACCGTTAAAAAACTCATTGGTCAAGGTCATACTGTTGTCATCCAAAAAGATGCAGGTGTCCAAGCTAGCCAACCGGATTCTGCCTATGAGGCTGTTGGCGCATCCATTGGGAGCGCTGCAGATGCTTTCGGTGCTGAGATTGTTCTCAAGGTACGCGCCCCTGAAGCGGCAGAACTTAAACAGATCAAATCCGGAAGCGTGCTCATCGGCATGCTTGATCCATTTGATAATGACAATATTGCCGCAATGGCAGCCCAAGGAATTACCAGTTTCTCATTAGAGGCGGCTCCACGCACTACCCGTGCACAAAGCATGGACGTGTTGTCTTCTCAAGCCAACATTGCTGGATACAAAGCAGTCATGGTTGCCGCGAACGAATATCAGCGCTTTATGCCAATGCTGATGACTGCTGCTGGCACTGTTAAAGCAGCTCGCGTCCTCATTCTCGGTGCTGGTGTTGCTGGCTTACAAGCGATTGCAACTGCAAAACGTCTTGGTGCAGTGATTGAAGCATCTGACGTGCGTCCTGCTGCCAAAGAACAAATTGAATCTTTAGGGGCAAAGTTTGTTGACGTGCCTTATGAAACCGACGAAGAGCGTGAAATTGCTCAAGGTGTTGGTGGCTATGCCCGCCCTATGCCAGAAGCATGGATGAAACGTCAAGCCGCTTTGGTTGCAGAGCGTGCACAACAAGCAGACATCGTCATCACCACCGCATTGATTCCAGGTCGCAAGCCACCAGTACTTTTGCATAGCGACACTGTTGCCAATATGAAACCCGGCTCTGTAGTAATCGACTTGGCTGCTGGCAAAGGTGATAACGGTTCTGGTAACTGCCCATTAACACAAGCCGACAAAGTGATAAATGTTAATGGCGTCAAGATCGTGGGCTATACAAATTTAGCCAGCATGGTAGCTGCAGATGCTTCTGCGCTTTACGCACGTAATTTGCTCGACTTCATGAAATTGATTGTCGACAAAGAAGCGAAGCTAGTTATCCCAAGCGATGACGATATCGTGACCGCCTGCTTGATGTGCCGTGATGGTCAAGCCATCCGCAAAAACTCATAA
- a CDS encoding proton-translocating transhydrogenase family protein, whose protein sequence is MDLAAFQSILTVQNITVFVLAIFVGYHVVWNVTPALHTPLMAVTNAISGIIIVGALLQTEVIGGDEITLTSVIGAIAVFLASINIFGGFMVTRRMLEMFKKKAPK, encoded by the coding sequence ATGGATCTCGCTGCTTTTCAAAGCATCCTCACAGTCCAGAACATTACTGTGTTTGTTTTGGCTATTTTTGTGGGCTACCACGTTGTTTGGAACGTTACTCCTGCATTGCATACTCCGCTAATGGCGGTTACCAACGCAATTTCTGGAATCATCATCGTTGGCGCACTATTACAAACCGAAGTAATTGGTGGAGATGAAATCACCCTCACCAGCGTGATTGGCGCGATTGCAGTATTTCTAGCGTCGATCAACATTTTTGGTGGATTTATGGTGACGCGCCGCATGCTTGAAATGTTCAAGAAAAAAGCGCCTAAATAA
- a CDS encoding NAD(P)(+) transhydrogenase (Re/Si-specific) subunit beta, with product MSNITAISYLISSVLFILALRGLSSPTTSRQGNTFGMIGMLLAVITTFFIPDFKPAVSLIAAAVVGGAIIGTLAAKRVQMTKMPELVALMHSFVGLSAVLIAIAAVFNTAHDHTGAQKIELFIGAFIGAITFTASVIAFGKLSGKVSGKPVSFSGQHLLNLILAISMVGAGIAYYMADSHAAFMAMCAIALVLGITLIIPIGGADMPVVVSMLNSYSGWAAAGIGFTLNNPVLIIAGACVGSSGAILSYIMCKAMNRSILAVLLGGFGAEAAAGGADDGGPKNYKTGSPEDAAFLMENADTVIIVPGYGLAVARAQHALKELTEKLTHHGVTVKYAIHPVAGRMPGHMNVLLAEAEVPYDQVFEMEDINSDFGQADVVLVLGANDVVNPAARTPGSPIFGMPILEAFKAKTIIVNKRSMAAGYAGLDNELFYMDKTMMVFGDAKKVVEDMVKAVE from the coding sequence ATGTCAAACATAACTGCAATTTCTTATCTCATTTCATCGGTATTGTTCATTCTCGCGCTGCGCGGTTTGTCCTCGCCAACCACTTCACGCCAAGGCAATACCTTTGGCATGATTGGTATGTTGTTGGCGGTAATTACTACCTTCTTTATTCCTGACTTCAAGCCTGCTGTCTCACTTATTGCTGCGGCTGTTGTGGGTGGCGCCATCATCGGCACTCTTGCAGCTAAACGTGTGCAAATGACCAAAATGCCAGAGCTTGTAGCTTTGATGCACTCATTTGTAGGCTTGTCCGCAGTGTTGATCGCAATTGCTGCAGTATTCAATACTGCTCATGACCATACTGGCGCCCAAAAGATTGAACTCTTTATTGGCGCATTTATTGGCGCAATTACATTCACCGCTTCCGTCATTGCATTTGGCAAGCTCTCTGGAAAAGTAAGCGGCAAACCAGTCAGCTTCTCTGGCCAACACTTGCTCAATTTGATTCTTGCAATCTCTATGGTTGGAGCCGGTATTGCTTATTACATGGCAGATAGTCATGCGGCCTTTATGGCCATGTGCGCTATTGCACTAGTACTCGGTATCACCTTGATTATTCCAATCGGCGGTGCAGATATGCCAGTAGTGGTATCGATGCTAAACAGCTACTCTGGTTGGGCAGCTGCTGGTATTGGTTTTACCCTCAATAACCCAGTATTAATTATTGCTGGTGCATGCGTAGGCTCTTCAGGCGCGATTCTTTCTTACATTATGTGTAAGGCAATGAACCGCTCAATTCTCGCAGTGTTGCTTGGTGGTTTTGGCGCTGAAGCAGCAGCGGGCGGTGCCGATGATGGTGGTCCAAAAAATTACAAAACAGGCTCTCCTGAAGATGCAGCTTTCCTTATGGAAAATGCCGACACGGTGATTATTGTTCCTGGTTATGGCCTCGCCGTTGCCCGTGCTCAGCATGCTTTAAAAGAGCTGACAGAAAAGCTAACCCATCATGGTGTAACTGTTAAATACGCAATTCACCCAGTTGCAGGTCGTATGCCTGGTCACATGAACGTTTTATTGGCTGAGGCAGAAGTGCCATACGATCAAGTATTTGAAATGGAAGATATCAATAGCGATTTTGGTCAAGCGGATGTGGTTTTAGTACTTGGCGCCAACGACGTTGTTAACCCCGCAGCTCGTACGCCTGGCAGTCCAATTTTTGGCATGCCAATTTTGGAAGCATTTAAAGCTAAGACCATCATCGTTAATAAGCGCTCAATGGCAGCAGGTTATGCCGGCTTAGATAACGAACTCTTCTACATGGATAAAACCATGATGGTCTTCGGTGATGCGAAGAAAGTTGTGGAAGATATGGTTAAAGCAGTGGAGTGA
- a CDS encoding tripartite tricarboxylate transporter substrate binding protein, with the protein MKMKTFILVAVAFIELLFFGLANAQSSYPNRTIQTIMPLQAGSGVDILMRPIAQKMGESLGQAITIENIPGGAGLIGATKVAQSPADGYVLGAFNDSILTMLPNLYKKIDYDPIQSFTPISEVAAITFVMVANPSFPGNTAADLVRIAKEKPGKIDYASGGNGSPQHIGMEIFRQYTGAPIVHIPYRGAAAAVTDVMAGQVPVMISALSVVLPHIRAGKLKVLGVASKIRSPLLPNVPTINESIKGYEFSTWGALLAPKGTSPAIIEKLNESLAIALKDPKLREQLIQQGFEFVPLGQEHLKEMISQGLVKMKKVIKDGGIQPD; encoded by the coding sequence ATGAAAATGAAGACTTTTATATTAGTAGCCGTTGCCTTTATTGAATTACTTTTTTTCGGACTTGCGAACGCACAAAGCAGCTACCCTAACCGCACGATTCAAACCATCATGCCACTTCAAGCAGGCAGTGGTGTTGATATCTTGATGCGCCCGATTGCACAGAAAATGGGTGAGAGTCTAGGTCAAGCTATCACAATTGAAAATATTCCTGGAGGCGCAGGACTGATTGGCGCTACAAAGGTCGCACAAAGCCCTGCTGATGGTTATGTTTTGGGTGCATTTAATGACAGCATCCTCACAATGCTGCCTAACCTCTACAAAAAAATTGATTACGACCCGATCCAAAGCTTTACGCCTATTTCTGAAGTGGCGGCAATTACATTTGTCATGGTTGCCAACCCCTCATTCCCTGGCAATACCGCGGCAGATCTGGTGCGCATCGCCAAGGAAAAGCCAGGAAAAATAGATTACGCTTCTGGCGGCAATGGGTCGCCACAACACATTGGCATGGAAATATTCCGTCAATACACTGGGGCGCCGATCGTACACATTCCTTATCGTGGAGCCGCTGCAGCAGTTACCGATGTCATGGCTGGTCAAGTACCTGTAATGATTAGCGCATTATCTGTAGTGCTACCTCATATTCGTGCAGGCAAACTCAAAGTATTGGGCGTAGCAAGCAAGATTCGATCCCCTCTTCTGCCAAATGTCCCAACCATTAATGAAAGCATTAAAGGCTATGAATTCTCTACTTGGGGAGCTTTACTTGCTCCAAAGGGGACATCACCAGCTATTATTGAAAAGCTCAATGAATCACTAGCTATTGCATTGAAAGATCCCAAGTTACGCGAACAACTCATTCAGCAAGGTTTTGAATTTGTTCCACTTGGGCAAGAGCACTTAAAGGAAATGATTTCTCAGGGTTTAGTGAAGATGAAAAAAGTCATCAAAGATGGTGGCATACAGCCAGACTAA
- the groL gene encoding chaperonin GroEL (60 kDa chaperone family; promotes refolding of misfolded polypeptides especially under stressful conditions; forms two stacked rings of heptamers to form a barrel-shaped 14mer; ends can be capped by GroES; misfolded proteins enter the barrel where they are refolded when GroES binds) has protein sequence MAAKDVVFGDSARTKMVEGVNILANAVKTTLGPKGRNVVIERSFGGPTVTKDGVSVAKEIELKDKLQNMGAQMVKEVASKTADIAGDGTTTATVLAQSIVREGMKYVVSGHNPMDLKRGIDKAVTAAIGELAKISKPCTTTKEIAQVGSISANSDHSIGQRIAEAMEKVGKEGVITVEDGKSLDDELEVVEGMQFDRGYLSPYFINQPEKQVAVLDNPYVLLFDKKIANIRDLLPVLEQVAKSGRPLLIIAEDVEGEALATLVVNNIRGIIKTCAVKAPGFGDRRKAMLEDIAILTGGTVIAEEIGLTLEKTTLEHLGQAKRIEVGKENTIIIDGAGDAKAIEGRVKNIRVQIEEATSDYDKEKLQERVAKLAGGVAVIRVGAATEVEMKEKKARVDDALHATRAAVEEGIVPGGGVALIRAMQGIKGLKGDNADQDAGISIVLRAMQEPLRTIVSNAGEDAGVVVNAVQESKGNNGYNAASGEYGDLVAQGVIDPTKVTKTALVNAASVAGLLLTTDCAISEAPKEESAGGGMPDMGGMGGMGGMGGMM, from the coding sequence ATGGCAGCAAAAGACGTTGTATTTGGAGATAGCGCTCGTACCAAGATGGTTGAGGGCGTAAATATTCTTGCGAACGCAGTCAAGACAACACTTGGACCAAAAGGTCGTAACGTTGTTATTGAGCGTTCATTTGGTGGCCCAACCGTTACTAAGGACGGTGTATCTGTAGCAAAAGAAATCGAACTTAAAGACAAGTTGCAAAATATGGGCGCGCAGATGGTTAAGGAAGTTGCTTCCAAAACTGCTGATATCGCTGGTGACGGCACAACAACTGCTACTGTTTTGGCGCAATCGATTGTCCGCGAAGGCATGAAATATGTTGTGTCAGGCCATAATCCAATGGACCTCAAGCGTGGTATCGATAAGGCTGTCACTGCTGCTATCGGTGAACTCGCTAAGATCAGCAAGCCTTGCACAACTACTAAAGAAATCGCTCAAGTAGGTTCTATTTCTGCTAATAGCGATCACAGCATCGGTCAACGCATTGCAGAAGCAATGGAAAAAGTAGGCAAAGAAGGTGTGATCACTGTTGAAGACGGTAAGTCTTTGGATGATGAGTTGGAAGTAGTAGAAGGTATGCAATTCGATCGTGGCTACCTCTCTCCATATTTCATTAACCAGCCTGAGAAACAAGTAGCTGTATTGGATAACCCATACGTCCTCTTGTTTGACAAGAAGATCGCTAATATCCGTGATTTGCTGCCAGTACTTGAGCAAGTTGCGAAGTCTGGTCGTCCATTGTTAATCATTGCTGAAGATGTTGAAGGCGAAGCCTTGGCAACTTTGGTTGTGAACAATATTCGCGGCATTATCAAAACCTGTGCTGTTAAGGCCCCAGGCTTTGGTGATCGTCGTAAGGCAATGCTCGAAGACATCGCAATCTTGACTGGCGGTACTGTTATCGCAGAAGAGATTGGCCTCACACTTGAGAAGACTACTCTTGAGCACCTTGGTCAAGCCAAGCGTATCGAAGTAGGCAAAGAAAACACCATCATCATCGATGGTGCTGGCGATGCTAAAGCAATCGAAGGACGCGTCAAAAATATTCGCGTACAGATCGAAGAAGCTACTAGTGACTACGACAAAGAAAAATTGCAAGAGCGTGTTGCCAAGCTAGCAGGCGGTGTTGCAGTAATTCGTGTTGGTGCTGCTACTGAAGTCGAAATGAAAGAGAAGAAGGCTCGTGTTGATGATGCATTGCATGCAACTCGCGCAGCTGTGGAAGAGGGTATTGTTCCTGGCGGTGGCGTAGCATTGATTCGTGCAATGCAAGGTATTAAAGGCTTGAAAGGCGATAACGCTGATCAAGACGCTGGTATCAGCATCGTATTGCGCGCTATGCAAGAGCCACTGCGCACTATCGTAAGCAACGCTGGCGAAGATGCTGGTGTGGTTGTTAATGCTGTGCAAGAAAGCAAAGGCAATAACGGTTACAACGCAGCTAGCGGTGAATACGGTGATCTCGTAGCGCAAGGTGTGATTGACCCAACTAAAGTGACTAAGACTGCTTTAGTAAACGCAGCATCAGTTGCTGGATTGTTGTTGACTACCGATTGCGCAATCTCTGAGGCGCCAAAAGAAGAATCTGCTGGCGGCGGTATGCCTGATATGGGTGGTATGGGCGGAATGGGTGGTATGGGCGGAATGATGTAA
- a CDS encoding co-chaperone GroES, with the protein MNLRPLHDRVIIKRLDQESKTASGIIIPDAAAEKPDQGEVLAVGPGKRDDSGKLNAPDVKVGDRVLFGKYAGQTVKVDNEELIVMREDDIMAVVQK; encoded by the coding sequence ATGAATTTGCGTCCTTTACATGATCGCGTAATCATCAAGCGTTTGGATCAAGAATCAAAAACAGCCTCTGGAATCATCATTCCGGATGCAGCTGCGGAAAAGCCTGATCAAGGAGAAGTATTGGCAGTTGGCCCAGGCAAGCGCGATGACAGCGGCAAATTAAATGCACCAGACGTCAAAGTTGGCGATCGCGTGTTGTTTGGTAAGTATGCTGGCCAAACTGTAAAAGTCGACAACGAAGAGCTCATCGTGATGCGTGAAGACGACATCATGGCTGTTGTTCAGAAGTAA
- a CDS encoding diguanylate phosphodiesterase — translation MSPKSRLYTLVKAWKNKPFQEVRDASGAPWLGLNSQALEEHQSWSKRQAISHEPIFNTKGTKLTGSLFRPLLQASDMQLLRLFMEGLDTIAYWHRSGRFIPGILPIPVHAIASSDYIDALSDLILNSRLPVGLVALGIQSLPEPNLADACKEGLLRMRRLGVLLHFIHFSGTVEELQWIDELKMEGIHINMNSLREQALSSDALSSIRRGPYSSTQIYASNMTLVKDLENAVAWQIDQCYGGLMMPPISRHQMLQINDSRIAKAIFSLHPHQHLNPNGDK, via the coding sequence ATGAGCCCGAAATCCCGGCTGTACACGCTTGTAAAAGCATGGAAGAACAAGCCCTTCCAGGAAGTACGAGACGCCTCTGGCGCACCCTGGCTTGGCCTAAATAGCCAAGCCCTTGAAGAACACCAATCTTGGTCCAAACGACAAGCAATTAGTCATGAGCCAATTTTTAACACCAAAGGAACAAAACTGACGGGATCCCTATTTAGACCCCTATTACAGGCATCCGACATGCAATTACTTCGTTTATTCATGGAGGGATTGGACACGATCGCCTATTGGCATCGTAGCGGTCGCTTTATTCCTGGAATTTTGCCTATTCCAGTGCATGCGATTGCTTCTAGTGATTACATCGATGCCTTAAGTGACTTAATACTGAATTCCCGCCTACCAGTTGGATTGGTTGCACTGGGGATTCAATCACTACCAGAGCCAAATCTAGCAGACGCCTGCAAAGAAGGTTTATTACGCATGCGTCGGCTTGGCGTCTTACTGCACTTCATTCATTTCTCAGGAACTGTGGAAGAACTTCAATGGATAGATGAATTGAAGATGGAGGGCATTCATATCAACATGAATTCACTTCGCGAACAAGCTCTTTCATCTGATGCGCTGTCTAGTATCAGGCGCGGCCCGTATTCCTCAACTCAAATATACGCAAGCAATATGACGCTTGTAAAAGATTTAGAAAATGCGGTTGCCTGGCAAATTGATCAATGCTACGGGGGCCTCATGATGCCTCCCATTAGCAGACATCAAATGCTCCAAATTAACGATAGTCGAATCGCTAAAGCCATTTTTTCGCTGCACCCTCATCAACACCTAAACCCGAATGGAGACAAGTAA
- a CDS encoding response regulator transcription factor, producing MRKRVMLVDDHPAMLMALKSMLQDQLVFEVVGQSQNGEECLRSIKEINPDMVILDLDMPKTDGFDVIRRIGLMYPDVRMLILSSMDEAVYGGRVRSLGGHGFVNKTAGADVILAACVAISQGYTFFTYGKNGNSSLTDSEKLALISDRELQVMKYLGKGNTNQQISDLLHISNKTVATYKTRVFDKLGINNIADLILFCRINNIIES from the coding sequence ATGAGAAAACGCGTGATGTTGGTAGATGACCATCCAGCAATGCTGATGGCTCTAAAAAGTATGTTGCAAGACCAATTGGTATTTGAAGTCGTTGGGCAATCTCAGAATGGCGAGGAGTGCCTGAGATCCATCAAGGAAATTAATCCTGACATGGTGATTTTAGATCTTGATATGCCCAAGACAGATGGCTTTGACGTGATTCGCCGCATAGGGCTCATGTATCCCGATGTGCGAATGTTGATCTTGTCTAGCATGGATGAAGCAGTCTATGGTGGCCGCGTTCGATCTTTGGGTGGACATGGTTTCGTCAACAAGACCGCTGGTGCAGATGTGATTCTGGCGGCTTGCGTTGCTATATCTCAAGGCTACACTTTTTTCACATATGGAAAAAATGGGAATAGCTCATTAACTGATAGTGAGAAGTTAGCATTAATCTCAGATCGCGAATTACAGGTCATGAAGTATCTTGGCAAAGGAAATACGAATCAGCAAATTTCTGACCTATTACATATCAGCAATAAAACCGTAGCAACATACAAAACACGAGTCTTTGACAAGCTTGGTATTAACAATATTGCCGATTTAATTCTGTTTTGCAGAATCAATAACATCATCGAAAGTTAG